One Paenibacillus sp. FSL H7-0737 DNA segment encodes these proteins:
- a CDS encoding HNH endonuclease signature motif containing protein, producing the protein MFRYSLEHKEFISTNIHGRYVLELTSMFNEKFDVEIQPSQMRAFIKNNGLKSGIDARIKPGSIPPNKGKKKLWTGGEDTQFKKGHKPHNYVSVGSERVNGDDYVDIKIADPNMWRRKHLIVWEQHCGRSVPKGHAVIFGDGDRRNFDPDNLIMVSGGQLAIMNKRGLIQKDAELTRSGIILADIIKKIGERKRSKR; encoded by the coding sequence ATGTTCCGATACAGTTTGGAGCACAAGGAATTTATCAGCACCAACATTCATGGACGATATGTTCTGGAATTGACTTCAATGTTTAATGAGAAGTTCGACGTGGAGATCCAGCCTTCTCAAATGAGAGCCTTCATCAAAAATAACGGGTTGAAGAGCGGAATCGATGCCAGGATCAAACCGGGTAGCATTCCACCCAATAAGGGAAAGAAGAAGTTATGGACCGGCGGTGAGGATACTCAATTCAAGAAGGGCCATAAGCCGCACAATTATGTTTCTGTAGGCTCTGAGAGGGTTAACGGGGATGATTATGTAGATATAAAGATTGCTGATCCGAATATGTGGCGCAGGAAGCATCTAATCGTTTGGGAGCAGCACTGCGGCCGCTCGGTTCCGAAGGGGCATGCAGTCATTTTCGGGGATGGAGATAGGCGGAACTTCGATCCGGATAACTTGATCATGGTTTCCGGCGGGCAGCTGGCCATCATGAATAAAAGAGGACTTATCCAAAAGGATGCGGAGCTCACGCGGAGCGGTATTATTTTGGCTGACATTATTAAGAAAATCGGTGAAAGAAAGCGAAGCAAACGTTAA
- a CDS encoding DUF4179 domain-containing protein, translating to MNDFQLKNKLLELRAEEPEIIPEIVELKLMEAFAELEPIKKTASNKRKVTLVAAAAAILFVCLFSSAFVSTTIAQTLKGIPIMDRLFKLTGNVGLETADQRGLLSKTSYSITHNEFTLSIKKVIYTGSNVSFVLHMKNNEGGSVPVKYEAFVKIDGKDFPMILSGGHTQIDESNPSEGAAVISVSHSEVDSGTGEMYSFPETFQLGFTLLLNGMEEMPFQFEIPVEKTAEVYKVTPPHAEKTWNRVKLTVKSLEFTPIMTQLVVNIENSDEIEKLTEGRYFDYVIEDQSGNIVEKSGGLAGTLIPGTEVFSMNAEFRPFDDVPQSVIVKPYISIYKQEDDTMKRMYIPELEMLIEIKPKD from the coding sequence ATGAATGACTTTCAGTTGAAAAACAAATTGTTGGAACTTCGTGCAGAAGAACCTGAAATCATACCAGAGATCGTAGAGTTGAAATTGATGGAGGCGTTTGCTGAGCTAGAACCGATAAAAAAGACTGCAAGTAATAAACGCAAAGTTACATTGGTAGCTGCCGCCGCAGCGATTCTATTCGTCTGCTTGTTCAGTTCAGCATTCGTCTCGACTACAATCGCCCAGACTTTGAAGGGAATTCCTATCATGGATCGATTATTTAAACTTACGGGTAATGTGGGGCTTGAGACTGCCGATCAAAGAGGGTTACTCTCGAAGACCAGCTACAGCATAACGCATAATGAATTCACTCTAAGCATAAAGAAGGTCATATATACGGGATCAAATGTCTCGTTCGTGTTACATATGAAGAACAATGAAGGAGGAAGTGTTCCGGTTAAGTATGAGGCGTTTGTCAAAATCGATGGTAAAGACTTTCCAATGATCCTCTCAGGCGGACATACCCAAATAGATGAATCGAATCCAAGCGAAGGCGCAGCAGTTATTAGCGTCAGCCACTCCGAGGTGGATAGTGGTACTGGTGAGATGTATTCGTTCCCGGAAACGTTTCAACTAGGGTTTACTTTATTACTTAATGGCATGGAGGAAATGCCGTTCCAGTTCGAGATACCTGTCGAGAAAACCGCAGAAGTATATAAGGTTACACCTCCTCATGCCGAGAAGACCTGGAATAGAGTAAAACTTACTGTTAAAAGTCTGGAATTCACACCAATCATGACACAACTAGTGGTTAATATCGAGAACTCGGATGAAATAGAGAAGCTTACCGAAGGACGCTATTTTGATTATGTGATCGAGGATCAATCTGGAAATATCGTTGAAAAGTCAGGGGGCTTAGCCGGAACTCTGATTCCTGGTACGGAGGTGTTTTCTATGAATGCTGAATTTAGACCCTTCGATGATGTTCCTCAGTCTGTCATTGTGAAGCCGTATATTTCTATTTATAAGCAAGAAGACGATACGATGAAAAGAATGTATATTCCTGAGTTAGAGATGCTGATCGAAATAAAACCAAAAGATTAA
- a CDS encoding DUF4145 domain-containing protein produces the protein MSEYYPPMHLKESFHCIFCNVYTTHEWIRTYRQVPMGYSQLSELYVCMCKHCNKKSYWHDEKMILPSSAGAPNPHEDMPVVLIDDYLEAKGIVNLSPRGSTALLRLVLQKLMIELGESGKDINKDIGSLVNKGLPEEIQQALDIVRVIGNESVHPGELDLRDDLETALQLFELINFIIEERISRKKRISSLFSRLPEAKLKGIEVRDKDKPVTT, from the coding sequence ATGAGCGAATATTATCCACCAATGCATTTAAAAGAATCCTTTCATTGCATATTTTGCAACGTATACACTACTCATGAATGGATTAGAACTTACCGTCAAGTCCCAATGGGATATAGTCAACTATCTGAACTCTATGTCTGTATGTGCAAACATTGCAATAAAAAATCTTATTGGCATGATGAAAAAATGATTTTACCCTCATCTGCCGGTGCTCCTAATCCTCATGAAGACATGCCAGTTGTGTTGATAGATGACTACTTGGAAGCTAAAGGAATTGTTAATCTTTCCCCAAGGGGCTCTACAGCACTTTTAAGACTTGTTTTGCAAAAGCTGATGATTGAGCTCGGAGAATCAGGAAAAGACATCAATAAAGATATTGGATCTCTAGTTAATAAAGGTCTCCCTGAAGAAATCCAACAGGCTCTGGACATTGTCCGTGTTATCGGTAATGAGTCTGTTCATCCCGGCGAACTTGATCTTCGGGATGATCTAGAAACTGCTTTACAACTCTTTGAACTAATCAATTTTATTATTGAAGAACGTATTTCACGCAAAAAGCGGATTTCTTCACTCTTTTCCCGTTTACCTGAGGCAAAACTGAAAGGTATTGAAGTTCGTGATAAGGACAAGCCAGTAACCACCTAA
- a CDS encoding IDEAL domain-containing protein produces the protein MIFGVYALAIDKYIEVVWETAVRKHRIAQLRTLIDQALDERDRETFYQYSTELNVLRKGE, from the coding sequence TTGATCTTTGGGGTTTATGCACTGGCAATTGATAAATATATCGAAGTTGTGTGGGAAACGGCAGTGCGGAAACATCGGATTGCGCAGTTACGGACACTGATCGACCAAGCGCTAGATGAGCGAGATAGAGAAACCTTTTATCAATATTCGACGGAGTTAAATGTATTAAGGAAGGGGGAGTGA
- a CDS encoding DUF5348 domain-containing protein, whose protein sequence is MKNLIQVELEKLEPRIKWVTNMINEAENQGGYNQGDPQEMYLRGMFYQISSKLDEVRRYIRQVTAPLIEQGILHKGKDGRYTTGKHAYYTSGSSIEYLSEDSTGESRWVYSHVEHNGDYFIVSDPKPSMEGLRVRVKKLPLWE, encoded by the coding sequence ATGAAAAACCTAATACAAGTAGAGCTAGAGAAGCTGGAACCTCGAATTAAGTGGGTTACAAATATGATCAATGAAGCTGAAAATCAGGGAGGTTACAACCAAGGGGATCCACAAGAGATGTATCTTCGGGGGATGTTTTATCAGATTAGCAGTAAATTGGACGAGGTTAGGCGGTATATACGCCAAGTGACGGCACCTCTGATTGAACAAGGTATTCTTCACAAAGGGAAAGATGGTAGGTACACAACCGGAAAGCATGCTTATTATACGTCTGGTTCTTCTATTGAATACTTGTCCGAAGATTCCACAGGAGAGAGTCGCTGGGTGTACTCTCATGTGGAGCATAATGGAGATTATTTCATTGTTAGTGATCCGAAACCTTCGATGGAAGGGCTACGGGTAAGGGTAAAGAAACTGCCCCTATGGGAGTAA
- a CDS encoding sigma-70 family RNA polymerase sigma factor: MINKQDIKKARKGDHEAFIRLITEIKLPMYRMARTLLNTDEDCGDAIQETVLKAYKALHSLQQPDYFQTWIFRILINECNRILGNQHKQGEADEIKRITYIEPGYENIDLRELVNDLDEPLRIVVILHYFHDMTMKQISNILDLTEGAVKTRMYRARKQLLEWLSNSERKEHEA, from the coding sequence GTGATCAATAAGCAAGATATAAAAAAGGCAAGAAAAGGCGATCATGAAGCATTTATACGTCTCATCACCGAAATTAAGTTGCCCATGTATCGTATGGCACGAACCCTATTGAATACTGATGAGGACTGCGGCGATGCTATTCAAGAAACAGTACTTAAAGCGTACAAGGCATTGCACTCCCTCCAACAACCGGATTATTTCCAGACGTGGATATTCCGTATTCTGATCAATGAGTGCAATCGGATACTAGGGAACCAGCACAAGCAAGGAGAGGCTGATGAGATTAAGAGGATCACGTATATTGAACCAGGGTATGAGAACATCGATCTCCGGGAACTAGTGAATGATCTAGACGAACCATTGCGTATCGTTGTTATTTTACACTATTTTCACGATATGACGATGAAACAGATTTCCAATATTTTAGATCTAACAGAGGGAGCAGTAAAAACGAGAATGTATCGTGCCCGTAAGCAATTACTTGAATGGTTGTCCAATTCAGAAAGAAAGGAGCATGAGGCATGA
- a CDS encoding phage minor head protein produces MCKECWELIAKADDTEFLDSLELTNAERAVLEELYKQGENRIVEILELQGKALHDAILELSEELLLDIGELGKVIQSVQSGDLFTVQFEQAVYDSFTPLFHLAGESELTVLNNDKTWSTKNKAASRFAKNLKKLVPDMNGTSKDVMTRAFQKAIKEGKTPSERALLVREISAAAAKGDAGPFNMERAITVSRTMSTAAANGGKLEGWKQSEVVTGKKWRSSKGDRTRKTHRKANGQVQPLDKPYEVGKSKLMFPGDPSGRAEEIIKCRCTMQSVLK; encoded by the coding sequence ATGTGTAAGGAATGCTGGGAGCTCATCGCCAAAGCGGACGACACTGAGTTTCTAGACAGCTTGGAACTGACCAATGCAGAGCGCGCGGTGCTGGAAGAACTCTACAAGCAAGGAGAGAATCGGATTGTTGAGATTCTTGAGCTTCAGGGGAAGGCGCTGCATGATGCGATTCTGGAACTCAGTGAGGAGCTGCTGCTTGATATCGGGGAACTGGGCAAGGTTATACAGTCCGTACAGTCCGGTGATTTGTTCACTGTCCAGTTTGAACAGGCGGTATATGATTCCTTCACGCCGCTGTTTCACTTGGCAGGTGAATCTGAGCTGACAGTGCTGAACAACGACAAGACCTGGTCCACCAAGAACAAAGCTGCATCCCGTTTTGCGAAGAACCTCAAGAAGCTGGTACCTGACATGAACGGGACCAGCAAGGATGTCATGACCCGGGCTTTTCAGAAAGCTATTAAGGAGGGAAAGACCCCTTCTGAGCGGGCGTTGCTGGTACGTGAGATCAGTGCAGCAGCCGCCAAAGGTGATGCCGGCCCATTCAATATGGAAAGGGCCATTACCGTTTCTCGCACAATGAGCACGGCTGCTGCCAATGGTGGTAAGCTGGAGGGCTGGAAACAGTCCGAGGTGGTAACTGGGAAGAAATGGAGGTCTTCCAAGGGGGATCGCACCCGGAAGACACACCGTAAGGCCAACGGCCAGGTGCAACCGTTGGATAAGCCTTATGAAGTCGGTAAAAGCAAGCTGATGTTCCCCGGAGATCCATCTGGACGTGCCGAGGAAATTATCAAATGTCGATGCACGATGCAATCTGTATTGAAATGA
- a CDS encoding GTP pyrophosphokinase, with the protein MSIQKNVDDLKEWYHQKQPIYSNLASKIESIIKELFKAEGVTYYSISSRVKDLDSFIKKAQKEKYHDPINQIQDLAGIRVITYVRKEVIKSCDIIKPLFKIDETNSVDKSSELGKDKVGYRSVHYIATLTDERLALPEYKMFKNLVFEIQVRTLLEHAWADISHDRSYKFKGDFPPEYDIERRFALASATLELVDREFDSIVTTLDKYENETEEKTKRGELDLPINATSVNNYLLHTLAKYIEMGKVEPSFNGAEANVIDELLDFDLSNLGELDLLISRFLKEAPMIFERTNFVGLLRNLMMLTDTDKYFNKAWNQHWASIDAGFLQIASDYGIDMGDYIENNQIDIYVDEEYGYYIDHEDI; encoded by the coding sequence GTGTCAATTCAAAAGAATGTTGACGATTTAAAGGAATGGTATCATCAAAAACAACCTATTTACTCTAACCTTGCAAGCAAAATAGAATCTATTATTAAAGAACTCTTTAAAGCTGAAGGGGTTACATACTACTCAATATCTAGTAGAGTTAAGGATTTAGATAGTTTTATAAAAAAAGCACAGAAAGAGAAATATCATGACCCAATCAATCAAATTCAGGATCTCGCTGGGATTCGAGTAATTACTTATGTTAGGAAAGAAGTAATCAAATCTTGTGATATAATAAAACCTTTATTTAAGATTGACGAAACTAACAGTGTAGATAAAAGTAGTGAGTTGGGGAAGGACAAAGTAGGATATCGCTCAGTTCATTATATTGCTACTTTAACGGATGAAAGATTAGCCTTGCCGGAATATAAAATGTTCAAAAATTTAGTTTTTGAGATTCAGGTTAGAACATTACTTGAACATGCATGGGCGGATATATCTCATGATAGAAGCTATAAATTTAAAGGGGATTTCCCTCCAGAGTATGATATTGAACGTCGATTTGCTCTGGCATCAGCAACATTAGAACTTGTTGATAGAGAGTTCGATTCTATTGTAACTACTTTAGATAAATACGAGAATGAAACTGAGGAAAAAACGAAAAGGGGAGAATTAGATTTACCTATTAACGCTACTTCCGTAAACAATTACTTATTACACACCCTTGCTAAATATATTGAAATGGGTAAAGTTGAACCATCTTTTAATGGTGCTGAAGCAAATGTTATTGATGAATTATTGGATTTTGACTTAAGCAATCTAGGTGAACTCGATCTACTCATTTCTAGATTTCTCAAAGAGGCACCAATGATTTTTGAGCGTACAAATTTTGTTGGATTGTTAAGGAATTTAATGATGCTTACTGATACAGATAAATATTTTAATAAAGCTTGGAATCAACATTGGGCTTCGATCGATGCTGGTTTTTTACAAATAGCTAGTGATTATGGTATAGATATGGGAGATTATATAGAAAATAATCAAATAGACATCTATGTAGATGAAGAATATGGTTATTACATTGATCACGAGGATATTTGA
- a CDS encoding PBSX family phage terminase large subunit → MAKLKLKPAAFKWSPFSNKQLKVLTWWTPESPHHDKDAIICDGSVRAGKTVCMSFSFIAWGMDTFRGEQFGMSGKTIGALRRNVVGPLKRMLASRGYHVHDNRSENVLTVTRGLISNRFFLFGGRDESSQDLIAGITLAGMFFDEVALMPKSFVDQATARCSVDGAKLWFNCNPAGPYHWFKKEWLEQLQKKHALHLHFTMEDNLSLSERVRERYRRMYSGIFYQRYILGLWVMAEGVIFSKFNDAIHKKPRDWFPSKFDRKFICIDYGANNPTAFLKYGVNGNVYYELDEYYHNIRHKGEKTNGEYADYLEAFLDGDEYSIFIDPSAKAFIIELKKRGINNIRAAVNTVLDGIQTVSNRFQNNELYICADNTNSLQELVSYVWDEKAAERGEDKPIKQNDHTCDARRYGIHTDYLLQRVKQRKKEREERSDHDVGWV, encoded by the coding sequence ATGGCGAAGCTTAAACTCAAACCAGCGGCGTTCAAGTGGTCCCCTTTCTCGAATAAGCAGCTTAAAGTGCTGACATGGTGGACACCTGAAAGCCCACACCACGATAAAGACGCAATCATCTGTGATGGTTCGGTCCGCGCCGGTAAGACGGTCTGCATGTCATTCTCCTTTATAGCATGGGGGATGGACACCTTCCGAGGAGAACAGTTCGGCATGTCAGGGAAGACCATCGGTGCGCTCCGGCGTAACGTAGTCGGTCCACTGAAACGCATGTTGGCCAGCCGTGGGTATCATGTTCATGATAATAGATCTGAAAATGTTTTGACTGTGACCCGGGGCTTAATAAGCAACCGGTTCTTTTTATTTGGTGGACGCGATGAAAGTTCTCAGGATCTAATCGCCGGGATAACGCTGGCCGGGATGTTCTTCGATGAAGTGGCACTCATGCCGAAGTCTTTTGTTGATCAAGCGACTGCTCGTTGTTCCGTAGATGGTGCAAAGCTCTGGTTCAACTGCAACCCCGCAGGACCTTATCATTGGTTCAAAAAGGAATGGCTGGAACAGTTGCAGAAGAAGCACGCACTGCACCTACATTTTACAATGGAGGATAATCTCTCTCTTTCCGAGCGGGTGCGTGAGCGGTACCGTCGCATGTACAGCGGGATCTTCTATCAGCGGTACATCTTAGGGCTTTGGGTCATGGCTGAAGGGGTAATCTTCTCCAAGTTTAATGATGCGATTCACAAAAAGCCGCGGGACTGGTTTCCGTCCAAGTTTGATCGAAAGTTCATTTGTATCGACTATGGGGCTAACAACCCGACAGCATTCCTAAAATACGGGGTCAACGGGAATGTCTATTATGAACTGGATGAGTATTACCACAATATCCGCCATAAGGGTGAGAAAACGAATGGTGAATATGCGGATTACCTTGAGGCCTTTCTTGATGGTGATGAGTATTCAATCTTCATCGACCCATCAGCAAAGGCTTTTATTATTGAGTTGAAGAAGCGCGGTATTAACAATATCCGAGCTGCTGTGAATACTGTACTAGATGGTATTCAGACGGTATCTAACCGATTTCAGAATAATGAACTTTATATCTGTGCTGATAACACCAATTCGCTTCAGGAGTTGGTGTCTTACGTATGGGATGAAAAGGCTGCTGAACGGGGCGAAGACAAGCCTATTAAGCAAAACGACCATACCTGTGATGCACGCCGATACGGTATCCATACGGATTATCTGTTGCAGCGTGTGAAGCAACGTAAAAAAGAGAGAGAGGAGCGATCTGATCATGATGTGGGGTGGGTGTAA
- a CDS encoding phage terminase small subunit-related protein, with protein MARERSPERDKAKQMWLENGGTMKLKDIAAALFVGENKVRKWKSIDHWEEELKGNVPPESKGSVPVEMKGNVPNRGAPKGNRNAVGNRGGAPTGNKNAKGNSGGAGGPVGNKKAVTTGEHETIWLDTLTETEQQLIDQVDTDPINQANESLYLLAIRERRMMHRIKSLMDGLSETERSVLYEMKAIKEVAEIYDEKTGITKKIPHSRNEMMESKIEEKGFRKIDDIVKLEEALTRIQDKKIRAIELKNRLIDDEKRIRIETMEYELQMLRGGGGKEAFEDDGFIDALKGMAAGVWSDDGEA; from the coding sequence ATGGCTAGAGAACGTAGTCCCGAACGGGATAAGGCAAAGCAGATGTGGCTCGAGAACGGCGGGACGATGAAGCTTAAGGACATCGCCGCCGCTCTTTTTGTTGGCGAAAATAAGGTGCGTAAATGGAAGTCAATTGACCATTGGGAAGAGGAACTCAAAGGGAACGTTCCACCTGAATCTAAAGGGAGCGTTCCAGTTGAAATGAAAGGGAACGTTCCAAATCGCGGTGCTCCCAAAGGGAACAGAAACGCAGTCGGTAATCGAGGCGGGGCTCCCACTGGCAATAAAAACGCCAAGGGAAACAGCGGTGGTGCTGGCGGGCCAGTCGGTAATAAAAAGGCCGTTACTACTGGTGAGCATGAAACTATCTGGTTGGATACCCTGACCGAAACGGAGCAGCAGCTCATTGATCAGGTGGACACTGACCCGATCAATCAAGCGAATGAGTCTCTTTACCTCCTAGCGATCCGTGAGCGCCGCATGATGCACCGGATCAAATCCCTGATGGATGGGTTATCCGAGACCGAGCGCAGTGTGCTCTACGAGATGAAGGCCATCAAGGAAGTCGCGGAGATCTATGATGAGAAGACCGGCATTACGAAGAAGATCCCACACAGTCGAAATGAAATGATGGAGTCGAAGATTGAGGAGAAGGGTTTCCGCAAGATAGACGACATCGTAAAGCTGGAGGAGGCCTTGACCCGCATCCAGGATAAGAAGATTCGGGCCATTGAACTCAAAAATCGATTGATCGACGACGAGAAGCGTATCCGCATAGAAACCATGGAGTATGAGCTGCAAATGTTGCGCGGTGGTGGAGGTAAGGAAGCCTTTGAGGATGATGGTTTTATCGATGCGCTGAAAGGCATGGCAGCGGGGGTGTGGAGCGACGATGGCGAAGCTTAA
- a CDS encoding phage portal protein: MSGEAQWFQISKAEERHIPSSAQLSDSFENLYDQHGLLPFPPGNDPASCKLLVKNSNIIPQCIEAYKRNIAGYGIALEYLPGESDQTAQEEWNKADKFLETCNLEDTPDEIIGSLIEDIESSGNANVEVAWPAGSEFPTLYRINPKFVRCKRETDKVTIKRKRLIRSSKKIEEFSQDIYARKYAMKRGQSVVWFRPFGTEGQGNQIIPLKLGNDGPYGEPRWFGNAPGVVGSREAEELNVSYFSNGRMLSMLLTVTNGRLTKQSMELLKNVKGSQSQGGILYLEAIGEETGGPLDEKVEKVSIKLDKLNDLLQQDALFLEYGKDKKADILSSFRLPPILVGQSSDYNRATAQAALRFAEEQVFEPYRKWIMDEIFNKRLFPAMGIFRVRATLRGPRIIDPEDRKALLDFIADRGIMLIRDLIPIAEEVLDTTVDESKYTDEYLDTPIAQLINSQHALTVPEPDSDVNDLQEQVSTIAKRLLRQSHDEVTGHV; the protein is encoded by the coding sequence ATGAGTGGCGAGGCACAGTGGTTTCAAATATCAAAAGCAGAGGAAAGGCATATCCCCTCGAGTGCACAGCTATCGGATAGCTTTGAAAACCTATACGATCAGCACGGGCTGCTTCCGTTTCCACCAGGCAATGACCCTGCCTCCTGCAAACTGTTGGTCAAGAACAGTAACATCATTCCGCAGTGCATCGAGGCATACAAGCGAAACATTGCTGGATATGGTATTGCTTTGGAGTACCTCCCTGGTGAGAGTGATCAGACCGCGCAGGAGGAGTGGAACAAGGCTGATAAGTTCTTGGAGACCTGTAACCTTGAGGATACGCCGGATGAGATTATCGGCTCCTTGATTGAGGACATCGAGAGCAGCGGGAATGCAAATGTTGAGGTGGCCTGGCCTGCCGGCAGTGAGTTCCCGACACTCTACCGAATCAATCCGAAATTCGTTCGTTGTAAACGGGAGACAGATAAGGTGACGATCAAGCGTAAGCGGCTGATCCGGTCATCGAAGAAGATCGAGGAATTCTCCCAAGATATCTATGCCCGGAAGTATGCCATGAAGAGAGGGCAGTCTGTGGTATGGTTTCGGCCGTTTGGAACCGAGGGTCAAGGGAACCAGATCATTCCCTTAAAGTTAGGAAATGATGGTCCTTATGGTGAACCGCGCTGGTTTGGGAATGCACCTGGAGTGGTTGGTAGTCGAGAGGCGGAGGAACTCAATGTTTCTTATTTCAGTAACGGCCGAATGCTTTCCATGCTGCTAACGGTGACCAACGGACGACTGACCAAGCAATCGATGGAGCTGCTGAAGAATGTAAAAGGTTCGCAGTCCCAAGGAGGCATTCTTTATCTGGAAGCCATCGGGGAAGAGACTGGTGGACCGCTAGATGAGAAAGTCGAAAAGGTGTCTATTAAGCTGGACAAACTGAATGATCTATTACAGCAAGATGCCTTGTTCTTGGAATACGGGAAGGACAAGAAAGCTGATATCCTATCCTCGTTCCGATTGCCCCCAATCCTGGTTGGTCAGAGTTCCGATTACAACCGTGCAACGGCGCAAGCTGCACTGCGATTTGCAGAGGAACAGGTCTTTGAACCGTACCGCAAGTGGATCATGGACGAGATCTTTAATAAACGCCTATTCCCTGCCATGGGCATCTTCCGCGTACGGGCGACTTTACGTGGACCGCGTATTATTGATCCGGAAGACCGCAAGGCGCTGCTGGACTTTATCGCAGACCGCGGTATTATGTTGATCAGAGATTTAATCCCGATCGCTGAAGAGGTACTTGATACAACGGTCGATGAGTCAAAATACACTGATGAATATTTGGATACACCGATTGCTCAACTGATTAATAGTCAGCATGCATTAACTGTGCCAGAACCTGACTCCGATGTGAATGATCTGCAGGAGCAGGTATCCACAATTGCTAAGCGTCTGCTTCGCCAGAGCCATGATGAGGTAACTGGCCATGTGTAA
- a CDS encoding transcriptional regulator: MDIRIIPIDQLNSAIYNPRVDLQPGDPEYEKLRRSLDEFGYIDPIVWNEQTGNMVGGHQRYKVLVNEQGLTELAVSVVKLDPERERMLNLALNKVSGRWDDEALAQLLGELQEGGADLALSGFDAGEAERLIADFTEPAADQLGDFQNRELDLSEFDESRFDCKCPRCGFVFDQEGAS; encoded by the coding sequence ATGGACATCAGAATTATACCGATTGACCAACTCAATTCAGCTATCTATAACCCACGCGTCGACCTTCAGCCGGGAGATCCAGAATACGAGAAGCTTCGCCGCAGCCTGGATGAATTCGGCTACATTGACCCGATCGTCTGGAATGAGCAGACTGGCAACATGGTCGGTGGCCATCAGCGATATAAGGTGCTGGTCAATGAGCAGGGTCTCACAGAGCTGGCTGTATCAGTAGTCAAACTAGACCCGGAGCGGGAGCGGATGCTGAATCTGGCACTAAATAAAGTGTCTGGTCGCTGGGATGACGAGGCGCTGGCGCAATTACTAGGTGAGCTGCAAGAGGGTGGGGCTGATCTGGCGCTGTCCGGTTTTGATGCAGGAGAAGCCGAGAGGTTAATCGCTGATTTCACTGAGCCGGCTGCCGATCAGCTTGGAGACTTTCAGAACCGAGAGCTGGATTTGAGTGAATTCGATGAATCTCGTTTTGATTGTAAATGCCCACGCTGCGGATTTGTCTTTGATCAGGAAGGTGCCTCATGA
- a CDS encoding restriction endonuclease, which translates to MARRKSKAKQEEEFFQGVAGLAAMGLALGGYYLTKTLQGAIIGAVVGVAVVVALMIVIGQKRAERLKKSGIAEIDKMEGVQFEKYLGHLFRSQGYKAEVTQAAGDYGADLVLSKDGKKIVVQAKRYSKNVGLKAVQEVRGAVSHYGASAAWVVTNRDYTEQAYKLAKSNNVRLIGREELIEMLLQMREKMTAAKKVNNAKTSA; encoded by the coding sequence ATGGCAAGAAGAAAGAGTAAGGCAAAACAAGAAGAAGAGTTTTTTCAAGGGGTGGCTGGCTTAGCAGCAATGGGGTTAGCACTTGGAGGATACTATTTAACCAAAACCTTACAGGGGGCTATAATTGGAGCGGTTGTTGGCGTGGCTGTTGTAGTTGCATTAATGATTGTGATAGGGCAAAAACGTGCTGAACGCTTAAAGAAATCCGGTATCGCTGAAATTGATAAAATGGAAGGTGTTCAGTTCGAGAAATACCTTGGTCATCTCTTTCGATCTCAAGGATACAAAGCTGAAGTTACACAAGCAGCGGGTGACTACGGTGCTGATCTGGTCTTATCCAAAGACGGCAAAAAAATTGTTGTCCAAGCCAAACGCTACAGTAAAAATGTCGGGCTAAAGGCAGTGCAAGAGGTTCGTGGGGCAGTTTCACATTACGGTGCTTCAGCTGCTTGGGTTGTAACGAACAGAGATTATACTGAACAGGCTTATAAGCTAGCAAAGTCAAATAATGTACGTCTCATCGGCCGTGAAGAGCTTATTGAAATGCTTCTGCAAATGAGAGAGAAGATGACGGCTGCTAAAAAAGTCAATAATGCTAAGACGAGTGCTTAA